A stretch of Paludisphaera borealis DNA encodes these proteins:
- a CDS encoding PSD1 and planctomycete cytochrome C domain-containing protein encodes MDVVARTRSRLLVAAFLALAIVSSSRTTSAGEPGEAKAEADRARFFEQKVRPLLAEKCYSCHGPDKQKGGLRLDSREAALKGGETGAAVAPGKPEASPLVAAVRYEDLEMPPTGKLEADQIAILAQWVEQGAFWTPGATTAGTKPGPASPVDRELWSFQPLRDIQPEGPDAPAPWAAWSRNPIDRFVLGAMLDKGLTPAAEASKRTLIRRVAFDLTGLPPTPEEIDRFLADAAPDAYDRLVDRLLASPQYGERWGRHWLDLVRYAESDGHNADAYRPDAWRYRDYVVRSLNADKPYNRFLTEQLAGDELDPGDPDLRIATGYLRLGPYEANQRNVRGQWTDILNEMTDVTGEVFLGLSIGCARCHDHKFDPILQKDYYRLQAFFTPILPIDGLSVATASETSDYKAKRAEWEKATAEIRAKLDAIERPIREQEDATAIVKFPDDVKAMLARPEAERTPLEAQLAALAFRQITLERDKPLTAAKIAKPDRERWQALVGDLKKFDAIKPAEPAKALGVGDVGPSAPPTTIPGARKTEEIAPGYLTALAPAPAAVPAPVNAPRSTGRRLALANWLSRPDNPLSTRVIVNRIWQYHFGRGLVGTSNDFGKVGDAPSHPELLDWLARRFVADGWRLKPLHRLILTSAAYRQSSERSESEVESARLIDPEVRLLWKQTVQRLEAEEVRDAMLAVSGELTAAASGPSVDPKTPLRSVVAKVMRNTHDPVLEVFDAPDGFTSAGRRNVSTTPVQALLLINGSWTLARAKAMAGRLDRLTAEASGDRDQARIAWAYRLAFGRQPEADELADGLAFLRRPDPREALVDYCHVLLNSNEFLYVD; translated from the coding sequence ATGGATGTCGTCGCACGGACCCGCTCGCGTCTCCTCGTTGCGGCCTTCCTGGCCCTTGCGATCGTTTCGTCGTCCCGAACGACCTCGGCCGGCGAGCCGGGCGAAGCCAAGGCCGAAGCCGACCGCGCCCGGTTCTTCGAGCAGAAGGTCCGGCCGCTGCTGGCCGAGAAGTGCTATTCGTGCCACGGCCCCGACAAGCAAAAAGGGGGCCTGCGGCTCGACTCGCGCGAGGCCGCTCTCAAGGGGGGCGAGACCGGCGCGGCGGTGGCGCCAGGCAAACCCGAAGCAAGCCCGCTGGTGGCGGCGGTCCGATACGAGGACCTCGAAATGCCCCCGACGGGTAAGCTCGAAGCCGACCAGATCGCCATCCTCGCGCAATGGGTCGAGCAAGGCGCCTTCTGGACGCCGGGCGCGACGACCGCCGGGACGAAGCCTGGACCGGCCTCGCCGGTGGACCGCGAATTGTGGTCGTTCCAGCCGCTCCGCGACATTCAACCCGAAGGGCCCGACGCTCCCGCGCCGTGGGCTGCCTGGTCGCGGAATCCGATCGATCGGTTCGTGCTCGGTGCGATGCTCGACAAGGGGCTAACGCCCGCCGCCGAGGCGTCGAAGCGGACCTTGATCCGCCGGGTCGCCTTCGATCTGACGGGCCTGCCGCCGACGCCCGAGGAGATCGACCGCTTTCTGGCCGACGCCGCGCCCGACGCCTACGACCGGCTGGTCGACCGTCTGCTGGCCTCGCCCCAGTACGGCGAGCGCTGGGGACGGCACTGGCTTGACCTGGTCCGCTACGCCGAGTCCGACGGCCACAACGCCGACGCCTACCGCCCCGACGCCTGGCGGTATCGCGATTACGTCGTCCGCTCGCTCAACGCAGACAAGCCCTACAACCGCTTCCTCACCGAACAACTCGCCGGCGACGAACTCGACCCCGGCGACCCCGACCTGCGGATCGCCACCGGCTACCTGCGCCTCGGTCCGTACGAAGCGAACCAGCGCAACGTGCGAGGCCAGTGGACCGACATCCTCAACGAGATGACCGACGTCACCGGCGAGGTGTTCCTGGGGCTGAGCATCGGCTGCGCGCGGTGCCACGACCACAAGTTCGACCCGATCCTTCAGAAAGACTATTACCGCCTCCAGGCCTTCTTTACGCCGATCCTGCCCATCGACGGCCTCTCCGTGGCCACAGCCTCGGAGACGTCCGACTACAAGGCGAAGCGGGCCGAATGGGAAAAGGCGACGGCCGAGATCCGGGCGAAGCTCGACGCGATCGAGCGCCCGATCCGCGAGCAGGAGGACGCGACCGCCATCGTCAAGTTCCCCGACGACGTCAAGGCGATGCTCGCCAGGCCCGAGGCCGAACGGACGCCGCTCGAAGCGCAGCTCGCGGCCCTGGCCTTCCGGCAGATCACCCTCGAACGCGACAAACCGCTCACCGCCGCGAAGATCGCCAAGCCCGATCGCGAGCGATGGCAGGCGCTGGTCGGCGACCTCAAAAAGTTCGACGCGATCAAGCCCGCCGAGCCGGCCAAGGCCCTGGGGGTCGGCGACGTCGGGCCGTCGGCCCCTCCCACGACGATTCCGGGCGCCAGGAAGACCGAGGAGATCGCGCCGGGGTATCTGACGGCCCTCGCCCCCGCGCCGGCGGCCGTCCCAGCCCCCGTCAACGCGCCGCGATCGACGGGCCGGCGGCTGGCGCTGGCGAACTGGCTGAGCCGGCCCGACAACCCGCTCTCGACCCGGGTGATCGTCAACCGGATCTGGCAGTACCACTTCGGCCGGGGCCTGGTGGGAACCTCGAACGACTTCGGCAAGGTCGGCGACGCGCCGTCGCACCCCGAGCTGCTCGACTGGCTGGCGCGCCGGTTCGTGGCCGACGGGTGGCGGCTCAAGCCCTTGCATCGGTTGATCCTGACCTCGGCTGCCTATCGCCAGTCGTCCGAGCGGTCCGAGAGCGAGGTCGAGTCGGCGCGGCTGATCGACCCCGAGGTCCGCCTGCTCTGGAAACAGACCGTCCAGCGGCTTGAAGCCGAGGAGGTCCGCGACGCAATGCTCGCCGTCTCGGGCGAGCTGACCGCCGCCGCGAGCGGCCCGAGCGTCGATCCCAAGACGCCGCTCCGGTCCGTCGTCGCCAAGGTGATGCGCAACACCCACGACCCAGTTCTCGAAGTCTTCGACGCCCCCGACGGCTTCACCAGCGCCGGCCGACGCAACGTGAGCACGACGCCCGTGCAGGCGTTGCTGCTCATCAACGGCTCGTGGACGCTCGCCCGGGCGAAGGCGATGGCCGGGCGGCTCGACCGCCTGACTGCTGAAGCGAGCGGCGATCGCGATCAGGCCCGGATCGCCTGGGCCTATCGGCTGGCCTTCGGCCGCCAGCCCGAGG
- a CDS encoding cupin domain-containing protein yields the protein MIRTLLTLAAGIGVGAGGMAAVYHEDGKVTLIAERNIVEKLDGNATKATVVEVNLEPGQAGSPHRHPGPAFGYVLEGEYEWGVDDQPAKVLKVGETFYEPTGSLHRVSKNPAAKGKTRVLALVLHPRDAKLIAVPEPKTE from the coding sequence ATGATCCGGACTTTGTTGACCCTCGCGGCTGGCATCGGCGTCGGGGCTGGCGGGATGGCCGCGGTCTACCACGAGGACGGGAAAGTAACCCTCATCGCCGAGAGGAACATCGTCGAGAAGCTGGACGGCAACGCGACCAAGGCGACCGTCGTGGAGGTGAACCTTGAGCCCGGCCAGGCGGGCTCGCCCCACCGCCACCCCGGCCCGGCGTTCGGGTACGTCTTGGAGGGCGAGTACGAGTGGGGCGTCGACGACCAGCCCGCCAAGGTGCTCAAAGTGGGCGAGACGTTCTACGAGCCGACGGGGAGCTTGCATCGGGTGTCGAAGAACCCGGCCGCGAAGGGAAAGACCCGCGTCCTCGCCCTGGTCTTGCACCCGCGAGACGCCAAGCTCATCGCCGTCCCCGAGCCGAAGACGGAGTAA
- a CDS encoding OprO/OprP family phosphate-selective porin encodes MLRDEGPRRRAHWAIAAVLTCCATTSAWGQAPAPTPAPQPAATVSHEPTVEERLRALEETNKALIEQNRQLSGQLGRMSEQYGKVNQQLQSLSRELDGSVVRARQDPSVQPPRSDRSDEGGAGARDNPAEPSGGGGGPAQSLDVRGGDGTFQPPRSDRSDEGGAGARDNPAESSRTTPFKGPGKIPLKVNFGPGIEFETDNGEYQFQIHNQTQVEGRFYNQSAQSPGAGGFDVPRERFIIAGRLSKPIEYDASLESAYGTVNLLNAFVNWHYDDRLMVKFGRFKVPYLYEYYAISNTDLLQPERSLFGANFGLNRGVGAQIWGQLFKKSVDYAVGIFDGPRNQQLDFNAGKDVIAYFDARPFQENAALPALKYFNIGGSADFGSQNNAVYPTALRTSVSGTNNPGAFSAAPSFFQWNNNVIESGERAMWSLHTAYYYKQLSVIGEWQGAFADYALTNVVGAKNVRVPLNGFYVAAGYFLTGETVNRRSQVRPNKPFDLRKKSFGLGAWELQGRYSLLTMGDEVFTGGLADPNIWTNRVQSFDLGLNWYMNEYLKIYLDWQHSEFGAPVLYAPGKLQSSSDLFWVRGQIYF; translated from the coding sequence ATGCTGAGAGACGAAGGGCCGCGCCGGCGCGCCCATTGGGCCATCGCGGCGGTCTTGACCTGTTGTGCGACGACTTCCGCGTGGGGGCAGGCGCCTGCTCCCACGCCCGCGCCGCAACCCGCCGCGACGGTGTCTCACGAGCCGACGGTTGAGGAGCGGCTGCGCGCCCTCGAAGAGACCAACAAGGCTCTCATCGAGCAGAATCGCCAGCTCTCCGGTCAGCTCGGCCGGATGAGCGAGCAGTACGGCAAGGTCAACCAGCAGCTTCAGTCGCTTTCCAGGGAGCTGGACGGGTCGGTTGTGCGAGCCCGTCAGGATCCTTCGGTCCAGCCGCCGCGCAGCGACCGCTCCGACGAAGGGGGCGCGGGGGCGCGCGACAACCCGGCCGAGCCTTCCGGCGGGGGAGGCGGCCCGGCGCAAAGCCTCGACGTGAGAGGCGGCGACGGCACCTTTCAGCCGCCGCGCAGCGACCGCTCCGACGAGGGAGGCGCGGGGGCGCGCGACAACCCGGCCGAGTCGTCGCGTACGACGCCGTTCAAAGGGCCGGGCAAGATCCCGTTGAAGGTCAACTTCGGCCCCGGCATCGAATTCGAGACCGATAACGGTGAGTACCAGTTCCAGATCCACAACCAGACGCAGGTTGAGGGACGGTTTTACAACCAGTCGGCTCAATCGCCGGGCGCCGGCGGTTTCGACGTGCCTCGCGAGCGGTTCATCATCGCCGGCCGGCTCTCCAAGCCGATCGAGTACGACGCTTCGCTCGAATCGGCGTACGGCACCGTCAACCTCCTCAACGCCTTCGTCAACTGGCACTACGACGACCGCCTGATGGTCAAGTTCGGCCGGTTCAAGGTCCCTTATCTCTACGAGTACTACGCGATCTCCAACACCGACCTCCTGCAGCCCGAGCGGTCGCTCTTCGGCGCCAACTTCGGCCTCAATCGAGGAGTCGGCGCGCAGATCTGGGGACAGTTGTTCAAGAAGAGCGTCGACTACGCGGTCGGCATCTTCGACGGTCCGCGCAACCAGCAGCTCGACTTCAACGCCGGCAAGGACGTGATCGCCTATTTCGACGCCCGGCCGTTCCAGGAGAACGCCGCGCTTCCGGCCCTGAAATACTTCAACATCGGCGGCTCGGCCGACTTCGGCAGTCAGAACAACGCCGTGTACCCGACCGCCCTGCGGACCTCGGTCAGCGGCACCAACAACCCCGGCGCCTTCAGCGCCGCGCCGTCGTTCTTCCAGTGGAACAACAACGTGATCGAGAGCGGCGAGCGGGCCATGTGGTCGTTGCACACGGCGTACTATTATAAGCAGTTGAGCGTGATCGGCGAATGGCAGGGGGCCTTCGCCGACTACGCCCTCACGAACGTCGTCGGCGCGAAGAACGTCCGCGTGCCGCTGAACGGCTTCTACGTCGCCGCCGGCTACTTCCTGACCGGCGAGACGGTCAACCGCCGGTCGCAGGTCCGCCCCAACAAGCCGTTCGACCTCCGCAAGAAGTCGTTCGGCCTCGGCGCCTGGGAACTCCAAGGCCGCTACAGCCTGCTGACCATGGGCGACGAGGTTTTCACCGGCGGCCTCGCCGACCCCAACATCTGGACCAACCGCGTCCAGTCGTTCGACCTGGGCCTGAACTGGTACATGAACGAGTACCTCAAGATCTATCTCGACTGGCAGCACTCCGAGTTCGGCGCCCCGGTCCTCTACGCCCCCGGCAAGCTCCAGAGCAGCAGCGACCTGTTCTGGGTCCGCGGCCAGATCTACTTCTGA
- a CDS encoding TOBE domain-containing protein yields MLSARNQLPATVKSVKLGNVMAEVVMTVGDVELVAAITRGSAEAMNLKAGDVVNAVIKSTEVMIDKS; encoded by the coding sequence ATGCTCAGCGCGCGAAACCAACTCCCCGCGACCGTCAAGTCCGTGAAACTGGGGAACGTCATGGCCGAGGTGGTCATGACCGTGGGCGACGTGGAACTGGTCGCCGCGATCACGCGCGGTTCCGCCGAAGCCATGAACCTGAAGGCCGGCGACGTCGTCAACGCGGTCATCAAGTCGACCGAGGTCATGATCGACAAGTCGTGA